In the Populus trichocarpa isolate Nisqually-1 chromosome 8, P.trichocarpa_v4.1, whole genome shotgun sequence genome, CTTTTATTattgttctctctttttcttagtTAACCTTTACTTGTATAAGAGACTATCTATTTCGGATATTTCTTCGGTACCGGGCTTTCTATGATTTTGTCCGAGTCTACTCAAATTCAATAGATTCCATTTTTCCTGGTTCTTAGATGTTTGGCTGGTTATCTTGTCAAAACCATGGACATTATAATAcatatgttgtgttttaagtaacactgttttttatggtttcagGAACGCCTACAATATGGTGCTACACAAATTTGGTGAGAAGTTGTATAATGGTCTGGTTGCGACTATGACTTCACATctaaaagaaatatcaaaatcTATCGAGGCTGCTCAGGGAGATTCATTTTTGGAGGAGCTGAACAGGAAATGGAATGATCATAACAAAGCATTGCAAATGATCAGAGACATATTGATGTATATGGACAGGACATATATCCCAAGTGTGCATAAAACCCCTGTTCATGAACTTGGGCTTAACTTGTGGAGGGATAATATAATACACTCGAGCAAAATTCAGACACGGCTTCAAAACACACTTCTTGAACTAGTTCATAGGGAACGGACTGGCGAAGTTATTGACCGAGGGTTGATGAGGAACATTGTCAAGATGCTAATGGATTTAGGTTCTTCTGTTTACCAAGAAGACTTTGAGAAGCCATTTCTTGAGGTTTCTGCTGAGTTTTACAGTGGCGAATCTCAGAAGTTCATTGAGTGCTGTGATTGTGGTGATTATCTAAAGAAAGCTGAGAAACGTTTAAATGAAGAGATAGAGAGAGTGACCCATTATTTGGATTCCAAGAGTGAAGTCAGGATAAATAATGTGGTGGAGAAGGAGATGATTGCTAATCACATGCTGAGATTAGTCCACATGGAGAATTCAGGCTTGGTAAATATGCTTCTTGATGATAAATTTGATGACTTGGGACGGATGTACAACCTGTTCCGCCGGGTTCCTGATGGTCTTTCAACAATAAGAGAAGTGATGACTTCTCACCTTAGGGAGACTGGCAAGCAACTTGTTACTGATCCAGAAAGGTTGAAGGATCCAGTGGAGTTTGTTCAGTGTTTGTTGGATGAAAAAGATAAGTACGATAGCATCATAAGCAATGCATTTAACAATGACAAGACATTCCAGAATGCTCTGAACTCCTCTTTTGAATATTTCATTAACTTGAATACTCGTTCTCCCGAGTTCATTTCACTGTTTGTGGATGACAAACTTCGCAAAGGTCTAAAAGGAGTTAGTGAGGAGGATGTGGAGATCATTCTTGACAAGGTGATGATGCTGTTCCGCTATTTGCAGGAGAAAGATGTGTTTGAAAAGTATTACAAGCAGCATTTGGCTAAGCGGCTGCTGTCAGGGAAAACAGTCTCTGATGATGCAGAGAGAAGTCTGATAGTCAAACTTAAGACAGAATGTGGTTACCAGTTCACTTCAAAATTAGAAGGCATGTTTACAGACATGAAAACCTCCCAGGATACAATGCAAGGTTTTTATGCAAGCCACCCGGAGCTGGGGGATGGACCAACACTGGTTGTCCAGGTTTTGACAACAGGGTCTTGGCCCACTCAACCTGGTGTTCCATGCAACTTGCCTGCAGAAATGTCAGCACTATGTGAGAAGTTCAGGTCATATTACCTTGGGACCCATACTGGTCGGAGATTGTCATGGCAAACTAACATGGGCACAGCGGACATTAAGGCAACCTTCGGGAAGGGTCAGAAGCATGAATTGAATGTCTCCACTTACCAGATGTGCGTTCTCATGCTGTTTAATAATGCTGATAGACTTGGCTACAAAGAGATTGAGCAGGCAACTGAGATTCCTACAGCAGACTTGAAAAGGTGCCTGCAATCCATGGCTTGTGTGAAGGGAAAGAATGTTCTTCGCAAAGAACCCATGAGTAAAGACATTGGTGAGGAAGATGCTTTTTTTGTTAATGACAAATTCACAAGCAAATTCTATAAGGTGAAGATTGGAACTGTAGTTGCGCAAAAGGAATCAGAACCTGAAAAGCAGGAGACTCGGCAGAGAGTAGAGGAGGACCGAAAGCCTCAGATAGAAGCTGCAGTAGTTAGGATTATGAAGTCAAGGAGGGTATTGGATCACAACAATATAATCACTGAGGTCACAAAGCAGTTGCAGTCACGTTTCCTAGCGAACCCCACAGAAATTAAGAAACGGATTGAATCCCTTATTGAACGGGATTTCTTGGAGAGGGATAGTGTGGACAGAAAACTGTATCGATATCTTGCTTAAAGGAATGGCTTGTTCAGGCTTCTCTTGTTCTGTGGGATGGCTTAGAATTGGCAATTGGAACTGTAACTTTGCAGGTGGAAAGTTGTTTTAGTTCCGCAAGTTTGTTGGATTTAATGAATATCCATTTCTTTATGCTTTGCTTATTGTCTATACTGCTGTAGTTGGTCTGAATTACTACACAAATGCATGCCATCGCACCTTGATCATTTTCTAATTCAGACAGGTCATACTTGAAAATGATTGGAAGTCAGGGATACATTTGCTTGTGCAGATGGCAGCCTATCGGTTCTCGTATAGTCAAATCCAAACCCCATTTTCAGAAATGATTTTCTTAAGATGGCATTAGGGGTACAATT is a window encoding:
- the LOC7471494 gene encoding cullin-3A, which gives rise to MSNQKKRNFQIDAFKHRVVVDPKYADKTWKILEHAIHEIYNHNASGLSFEELYRNAYNMVLHKFGEKLYNGLVATMTSHLKEISKSIEAAQGDSFLEELNRKWNDHNKALQMIRDILMYMDRTYIPSVHKTPVHELGLNLWRDNIIHSSKIQTRLQNTLLELVHRERTGEVIDRGLMRNIVKMLMDLGSSVYQEDFEKPFLEVSAEFYSGESQKFIECCDCGDYLKKAEKRLNEEIERVTHYLDSKSEVRINNVVEKEMIANHMLRLVHMENSGLVNMLLDDKFDDLGRMYNLFRRVPDGLSTIREVMTSHLRETGKQLVTDPERLKDPVEFVQCLLDEKDKYDSIISNAFNNDKTFQNALNSSFEYFINLNTRSPEFISLFVDDKLRKGLKGVSEEDVEIILDKVMMLFRYLQEKDVFEKYYKQHLAKRLLSGKTVSDDAERSLIVKLKTECGYQFTSKLEGMFTDMKTSQDTMQGFYASHPELGDGPTLVVQVLTTGSWPTQPGVPCNLPAEMSALCEKFRSYYLGTHTGRRLSWQTNMGTADIKATFGKGQKHELNVSTYQMCVLMLFNNADRLGYKEIEQATEIPTADLKRCLQSMACVKGKNVLRKEPMSKDIGEEDAFFVNDKFTSKFYKVKIGTVVAQKESEPEKQETRQRVEEDRKPQIEAAVVRIMKSRRVLDHNNIITEVTKQLQSRFLANPTEIKKRIESLIERDFLERDSVDRKLYRYLA